The Syngnathoides biaculeatus isolate LvHL_M chromosome 6, ASM1980259v1, whole genome shotgun sequence genome has a window encoding:
- the tmem258 gene encoding transmembrane protein 258, producing the protein MELEAMTRYTSPVNPAVFPHLTVVLLAIGMFFTAWFFVYEVTSTKYTRDIYKELLISLVASLFMGFGVLFLLLWVGIYV; encoded by the exons ATG GAACTCGAGGCGATGACCAGATATACCAGTCCGGTGAATCCGGCTGTGTTCCCCCACCTCACAGTGGTCTTGCTGGCTATCGGCATGTTCTTCACCGCCTGGTTCTTCGT CTATGAGGTGACGTCAACCAAATACACAAGGGACATCTACAAGGAGTTGCTCATCTCCCTGGTGGCGTCACTTTTTATGGGCTTTGGTGTGCTCTTCTTGCTACTCTGGGTTGGCATCTACGTATAA
- the tmem138 gene encoding transmembrane protein 138, translating to MLQTGNYSLVLLIQLTLLAFDLFVNSFSELLRGAAVIQLVLFIIQDIAILFNVIIVLLMMFNTYVFQVGLVSLLLQRFRALLLFSALYLTLSICLHSWVLNLRWRASNRFIWTDGLQALFVFQRIVAVLYYYLYKRTAEYMGDPRLYVDSLWLREAFARARQ from the exons ATGCTGCAGACGGGCAACTACTCCTTGGTGCTCCTGATCCAGCTCACGCTGCTGGCTTTTGACCTTTTCGTCAACTCCTTCAGCGAACTGCTGAGAGGAGCAGCCGTCATCCAGCTGGTGCTCTTCAT CATCCAGGACATCGCCATCTTGTTCAACGTGATCATCGTCCTGCTGATGATGTTCAACACGTACGTGTTCCAGGTGGGCCTGGTCTCCCTGCTGCTGCAGCGCTTCAGAGCTCTGCTGCTGTTCTCCGCTCTCTACCTGACCCTCAGCATCTGTCTACACAGCTGGGTGTTG AATCTAAGATGGAGAGCGTCGAACCGCTTCATATGGACGGATGGCCTTCAAGCTCTTTTTGTATTCCAGAGGATAG TGGCAGTGTTGTATTATTACTTGTACAAGCGCACAGCCGAGTACATGGGGGACCCGAGGCTCTACGTGGACTCTCTTTGGCTGCGCGAGGCCTTTGCCAGAGCTCGACAGTAG